The Solanum pennellii chromosome 11, SPENNV200 genome contains a region encoding:
- the LOC107003171 gene encoding MADS-box protein JOINTLESS isoform X1, with protein sequence MAREKIQIKKIDNSTARQVTFSKRRRGLFKKAEELSVLCDADVALIIFSSTGKLFDYSSSSMKQILERRDLHSKNLEKLDQPSLELQLVENSNYSRLSNEISEKSHRLRQMRGEELQGLNIEELQQLERSLETGLSRVIERKGDKIMREINQLQQKGMQLMEENEKLRQQVMEISNNNNNNNGYREAGVVIFESENGFNNNNNNNEEGQSSESVTNPCNSIDPPPQDDDSSDTSLKLGLPYSG encoded by the exons ATGGCTAGAGAAAAAATTCAGATCAAGAAAATAGATAACTCCACAGCAAGACAAGTTACATTTTCAAAGAGGAGAAGAGGTTTATTCAAGAAAGCTGAAGAACTTTCTGTTCTTTGTGATGCTGATGTTGCTCTCATCATTTTCTCTTCTACTGGCAAATTATTTGACTATTCTAGCTCAAG CATGAAACAAATTCTTGAGAGGCGTGATTTGCATtccaaaaatctggaaaaattgGATCAACCATCACTTGAACTTCAg CTTGTAGAAAATAGCAACTACTCCAGATTAAGCAACGAGATTTCCGAAAAAAGTCATCGATTAAG gCAAATGAGAGGAGAAGAACTTCAAGGACTAAATATTGAAGAGTTGCAACAATTGGAGAGATCTCTTGAAACTGGATTAAGCCGCGTCATAGAGAGAAAG GGTGATAAAATAATGAGAGAGATCAACCAACTCCAACAAAAG GGTATGCAACTAatggaagaaaatgaaaaattaaggCAACAG gtgATGGAGatatctaataataataataataataatggatATAGAGAGGCAGGAGTAGTAATATTTGAATCAGAAAATggatttaataataataataataataatgaagaagGCCAATCATCTGAATCAGTAACAAATCCATGTAACTCAATTGATCCTCCTCCTCAAGATGATGATAGTTCTGATACTTCTCTCAAATTGGG GCTACCTTATTCAGGCTGA
- the LOC107002946 gene encoding uncharacterized protein LOC107002946 produces the protein MGSVSLKIGDGTARFKKATYCSSVLNLLMLFSVVTTNLFALYAFTSSPKNPHHHLLLPHTHKNISLISEQVSLILRQIDSSQKKLAQMEKELLGYESFDLSSPKVPNEVRNFLQPHLLPLGKDSRTGITEMVASIGHSCVKSLDLLSQFMSYKVNGLCPDDWSLGQKLILSGCEPLPRRRCFAKTIPKVGLLKLPDSFWGNYSEKIYSWSGLGCKNVACLNVKKLNRDCAGCFDVVSSGGYEKQRYVKGRGKNDFLIDDVLGMLGNGGGIRIGFDIGGGSGTFAVRMAERNVTIVTATLNVDAPFNEFIAARGVFPLYLSSDHRFPFHDNVFDLVHVGNVLDVSGRPEKLEFLVFDIDRVLRAGGLFWLDNFLCSNEDKKTALTRLIERFGYKKLKWVVGEKINGSGKSEVYLSAVLQKPVRV, from the coding sequence ATGGGATCTGTTTCTTTGAAAATAGGTGATGGAACTGCTAGATTCAAGAAAGCTACATATTGTTCTTCAGTTCTAAATCTACTTATGCTTTTCTCTGTTGTTACAACTAATCTTTTTGCTTTATATGCTTTTACATCCTCACCCAAAAACCcccatcatcatcttcttctcccACATACTCACAAGAACATATCTTTAATCTCAGAACAAGTTTCTTTAATTCTAAGACAGATTgattcttcacaaaaaaaactTGCCCAAATGGAAAAAGAGCTTTTAGGGTATGAAAGTTTTGATCTTTCAAGTCCCAAAGTTCCAAATGAAGTGAGAAATTTCTTGCAACCCCATTTGCTGCCTTTGGGTAAAGATTCAAGAACTGGGATTACTGAAATGGTAGCTTCTATAGGACATTCTTGTGTGAAATCTTTAGATTTGCTTTCTCAGTTTATGAGTTATAAGGTTAATGGTCTTTGTCCTGATGATTGGAGTCTTGGGCAGAAGCTGATTCTTAGTGGCTGTGAGCCTTTGCCAAGAAGGAGGTGTTTTGCTAAGACAATACCTAAGGTTGGTTTACTTAAATTACCTGATTCATTTTGGGGAAATTATAGTGAAAAGATTTATAGTTGGAGTGGTCTTGGTTGTAAGAATGTAGCTTGTTTGAATGTTAAGAAATTGAATAGAGATTGTGCTGGTTGTTTTGATGTTGTAAGTAGTGGGGGGTATGAGAAGCAAAGATATGTTAAGGGTAGAGGGAAAAATGATTTCTTGATTGATGATGTATTGGGAATGTTGGGAAATGGTGGGGGAATTAGAATTGGATTCGATATTGGTGGTGGATCTGGTACATTTGCTGTTAGAATGGCTGAAAGGAATGTGACTATAGTTACTGCTACGTTGAATGTCGATGCACCATTTAACGAGTTCATTGCTGCACGGGGTGTATTCCCGTTGTATTTGAGTTCAGATCATCGGTTTCCCTTTCATGATAATGTGTTTGATTTGGTACATGTGGGAAATGTATTGGATGTGAGCGGACGTCCTGAGAAGTTAGAGtttttagtgtttgatattGATAGAGTTTTGAGGGCTGGAGGGTTGTTTTGGTTGGATAACTTTCTTTGTTCAAATGAAGACAAGAAAACTGCATTAACGAGGCTGATCGAACGTTTTGGGTACAAAAAGCTTAAATGGGTTGTTGGTGAGAAGATCAATGGGTCGGGAAAATCTGAGGTTTATTTGTCTGCTGTTCTACAGAAACCAGTAAGAGTTTGA
- the LOC107003171 gene encoding MADS-box protein JOINTLESS isoform X2: protein MAREKIQIKKIDNSTARQVTFSKRRRGLFKKAEELSVLCDADVALIIFSSTGKLFDYSSSSMKQILERRDLHSKNLEKLDQPSLELQLVENSNYSRLSNEISEKSHRLRQMRGEELQGLNIEELQQLERSLETGLSRVIERKGDKIMREINQLQQKGMQLMEENEKLRQQATLFRLKRSKARCGYFCMLLEEGEKKS, encoded by the exons ATGGCTAGAGAAAAAATTCAGATCAAGAAAATAGATAACTCCACAGCAAGACAAGTTACATTTTCAAAGAGGAGAAGAGGTTTATTCAAGAAAGCTGAAGAACTTTCTGTTCTTTGTGATGCTGATGTTGCTCTCATCATTTTCTCTTCTACTGGCAAATTATTTGACTATTCTAGCTCAAG CATGAAACAAATTCTTGAGAGGCGTGATTTGCATtccaaaaatctggaaaaattgGATCAACCATCACTTGAACTTCAg CTTGTAGAAAATAGCAACTACTCCAGATTAAGCAACGAGATTTCCGAAAAAAGTCATCGATTAAG gCAAATGAGAGGAGAAGAACTTCAAGGACTAAATATTGAAGAGTTGCAACAATTGGAGAGATCTCTTGAAACTGGATTAAGCCGCGTCATAGAGAGAAAG GGTGATAAAATAATGAGAGAGATCAACCAACTCCAACAAAAG GGTATGCAACTAatggaagaaaatgaaaaattaaggCAACAG GCTACCTTATTCAGGCTGAAGAGATCAAAAGCTAGGTGTGGctatttttgtatgttattagaagaaggagaaaaaaaaagttaa
- the LOC107003171 gene encoding MADS-box protein JOINTLESS isoform X3 codes for MAREKIQIKKIDNSTARQVTFSKRRRGLFKKAEELSVLCDADVALIIFSSTGKLFDYSSSSMKQILERRDLHSKNLEKLDQPSLELQLVENSNYSRLSNEISEKSHRLRQMRGEELQGLNIEELQQLERSLETGLSRVIERKGDKIMREINQLQQKGMQLMEENEKLRQQVMEISNNNNNNNGYREAGVVIFESENGFNNNNNNNEEGQSSESVTNPCNSIDPPPQDDDSSDTSLKLGLATLFRLKRSKARCGYFCMLLEEGEKKS; via the exons ATGGCTAGAGAAAAAATTCAGATCAAGAAAATAGATAACTCCACAGCAAGACAAGTTACATTTTCAAAGAGGAGAAGAGGTTTATTCAAGAAAGCTGAAGAACTTTCTGTTCTTTGTGATGCTGATGTTGCTCTCATCATTTTCTCTTCTACTGGCAAATTATTTGACTATTCTAGCTCAAG CATGAAACAAATTCTTGAGAGGCGTGATTTGCATtccaaaaatctggaaaaattgGATCAACCATCACTTGAACTTCAg CTTGTAGAAAATAGCAACTACTCCAGATTAAGCAACGAGATTTCCGAAAAAAGTCATCGATTAAG gCAAATGAGAGGAGAAGAACTTCAAGGACTAAATATTGAAGAGTTGCAACAATTGGAGAGATCTCTTGAAACTGGATTAAGCCGCGTCATAGAGAGAAAG GGTGATAAAATAATGAGAGAGATCAACCAACTCCAACAAAAG GGTATGCAACTAatggaagaaaatgaaaaattaaggCAACAG gtgATGGAGatatctaataataataataataataatggatATAGAGAGGCAGGAGTAGTAATATTTGAATCAGAAAATggatttaataataataataataataatgaagaagGCCAATCATCTGAATCAGTAACAAATCCATGTAACTCAATTGATCCTCCTCCTCAAGATGATGATAGTTCTGATACTTCTCTCAAATTGGGGTTA GCTACCTTATTCAGGCTGAAGAGATCAAAAGCTAGGTGTGGctatttttgtatgttattagaagaaggagaaaaaaaaagttaa
- the LOC107002947 gene encoding very-long-chain (3R)-3-hydroxyacyl-CoA dehydratase PASTICCINO 2-like, giving the protein MAGSLSGLRRLYLIFYNWIVFFGWFQVFYFGVRTLKETGYEYVYDAVEKPLFFAQTAAFLEILHSLAGLVRSPISATLPQISSRLYVTWGIFMEFSRAKYFPCRSQ; this is encoded by the exons ATGGCTGGATCTTTATCAGGTTTAAGGCGTTTGTATCTCATTTTTTACAATTGGATTGTGTTTTTTGGATG GTTTCAAGTGTTTTATTTTGGTGTGAGAACTTTGAAAGAGACTGGGTATGAATATGTCTATGATGCTGTGGAAAAGCCTCTGTTTTTTGCTCAAACTGCTGCTTTTTTGGAG ATACTTCATAGTCTAGCAG GTTTGGTAAGGTCTCCGATATCAGCAACACTTCCACAGATAAGTTCAAGATTATACGTAACCTGGGGAATTTTTATGGAGTTTTCCAGAGCTAAGTATTTTCCTTGCAGATCACAGTAA